In one Ornithinimicrobium pratense genomic region, the following are encoded:
- a CDS encoding polysaccharide biosynthesis protein, with the protein MLVGLSFGPYMVRHVRGSFEEVLAVTRAAVITGLALVALAFFGDPSLFPRSTPVLGTALAIVLMLALRFVVRSWRTRRTGTKPGAERVIIFGAGLAGRRLVHSLLHDDRAKMVPVALLDDDKGKRRLRIEGVPVRGNRHHMGAVAQKVGATHLVVAMPKAEPDTLREIRDLAVAAELAVKMLPPIDEWARLSHPQSSDLRDINLEDLLGRHAVELDQASISDHLTGKVVLVTGAGGSIGSELCRQIKRFNPARLVLLDRDESALHSAQLSMTGRALLHGEDLLLADIRDENRLISEFAEIRPDVVFHAAALKHLSLLERYPSEAWQTNVLGTLNVLKAASAAGVGTFVNISTDKAASPTSVLGYSKRIAERLTAWYAQHEPGRYVSVRFGNVLGSRGSVIPAFTEQIRQGGPVTVTHPDVERYFMLIPEASQLVLQAGAIGRDGRVMVLDMGMPVKIVDVAQELIAMSGKVVDIQFTGLRPGEKLTEVLFTSGEQHLQTEHPLITAVTVPSIRVTQVTAVDAAPGQITSVMRAQAQTGVVRNTELTQ; encoded by the coding sequence GTGCTGGTCGGCCTCTCGTTTGGCCCATACATGGTCCGGCACGTGCGGGGCAGCTTTGAAGAGGTGCTGGCCGTCACGCGCGCCGCAGTCATCACCGGGCTCGCGCTCGTAGCCCTGGCCTTTTTCGGCGACCCCAGCCTGTTCCCTCGCTCCACACCCGTCCTCGGCACCGCCCTGGCGATCGTCCTGATGCTGGCGCTTCGCTTCGTCGTCCGGTCCTGGCGCACCCGGCGCACCGGCACCAAGCCGGGCGCCGAGCGGGTGATCATCTTCGGCGCGGGCCTCGCCGGCCGCCGCCTGGTCCACAGCCTGCTGCACGATGACCGGGCCAAGATGGTCCCCGTCGCCCTGCTCGATGACGACAAGGGCAAGCGGCGGCTGCGGATCGAGGGCGTGCCGGTGCGGGGCAACCGCCATCACATGGGTGCCGTCGCCCAGAAGGTCGGCGCGACGCACCTGGTCGTCGCGATGCCCAAGGCCGAGCCGGACACCCTTCGCGAGATCCGCGACCTCGCGGTCGCTGCCGAGCTGGCGGTAAAGATGTTGCCCCCAATCGACGAGTGGGCTCGCCTGTCGCACCCACAGAGCAGTGACCTACGCGACATCAACCTGGAGGACCTGCTCGGCCGGCATGCCGTCGAGCTGGACCAGGCATCCATCAGCGACCACCTCACTGGCAAGGTCGTCCTGGTCACCGGAGCCGGCGGCTCCATCGGCTCCGAGCTGTGCCGTCAGATCAAGCGCTTTAACCCGGCACGCCTCGTCTTGCTCGACCGGGACGAGTCCGCCCTCCACTCCGCGCAGCTCAGCATGACCGGTCGCGCCCTCCTCCACGGCGAGGACCTGCTGCTGGCAGACATCCGTGACGAGAACCGCCTCATCAGTGAGTTCGCCGAGATCCGCCCCGACGTGGTGTTTCACGCCGCAGCCCTCAAGCACCTAAGCCTCTTGGAGCGCTATCCCTCCGAGGCCTGGCAGACCAACGTCCTGGGCACCCTCAACGTGCTCAAGGCGGCATCCGCCGCTGGCGTCGGCACCTTCGTCAACATCTCCACCGACAAGGCGGCCAGCCCCACCTCAGTCCTGGGCTACTCCAAGCGCATCGCCGAACGGCTCACCGCCTGGTATGCCCAGCACGAGCCCGGCCGTTACGTCTCTGTGCGCTTCGGCAACGTCCTCGGCTCACGGGGTTCGGTGATCCCCGCCTTTACTGAGCAGATCCGCCAGGGCGGCCCTGTCACTGTGACCCACCCCGATGTGGAGCGCTATTTTATGCTCATCCCTGAAGCTTCGCAGCTTGTTCTGCAGGCTGGAGCGATCGGAAGAGACGGTCGCGTTATGGTGCTAGACATGGGCATGCCGGTCAAAATTGTCGATGTCGCCCAAGAACTGATTGCCATGTCGGGGAAGGTCGTAGACATCCAGTTCACAGGGTTGCGACCTGGAGAGAAATTGACCGAAGTGCTCTTCACCTCGGGCGAGCAGCACCTGCAGACGGAGCATCCGCTCATCACAGCTGTGACTGTCCCCTCAATCAGGGTGACACAGGTGACCGCAGTGGACGCGGCACCTGGGCAGATCACAAGCGTCATGAGGGCACAAGCCCAAACTGGGGTTGTCCGAAACACGGAGTTGACTCAGTGA
- a CDS encoding DegT/DnrJ/EryC1/StrS family aminotransferase, giving the protein MSERIHLSKADVTEVEERYVLNALRSGWVAPLGPDVDAFEQEIARRVGVPHALALSSGTAALHLALLHLGAGPGTTVVLPTLTFAATANAAAYTGADLFFVDSNPVDGNIDVELLEDSLDLLQGQGRSVAAVMTVDLFGRPCDYDSLVPAVSARGIPIIEDAAEALGTVLDGKQAGSFGTAAALSFNGNKIMTTSGGGMLLSSDSHLMEHVRKLSTQSREPVPWYEHAEIGYNYRLSNLLAALGRGQLTRLDTMVKRRRGIRARYMHLLQDIKDLTFLGSRDSRLHVEQNDWLTVVCLPSHLQGKTNAVITDLNQMGVEARHVWKPMHMQPVFSSCPSLLSGVAERLFETGIALPSGSALTDEQIDEVARAFHVVLGAWSYQ; this is encoded by the coding sequence GTGAGCGAACGGATCCACCTTTCCAAAGCCGACGTCACAGAGGTGGAGGAGCGGTACGTCCTGAACGCCCTACGCTCGGGTTGGGTGGCCCCGCTGGGGCCCGACGTGGACGCGTTCGAGCAAGAGATCGCCCGTCGTGTTGGTGTGCCCCACGCGCTGGCCCTGTCCTCGGGCACCGCCGCACTTCATTTAGCATTATTACACCTCGGAGCTGGGCCAGGCACAACCGTAGTCTTGCCTACTCTGACCTTCGCTGCCACAGCGAATGCCGCAGCGTATACGGGGGCAGATCTCTTCTTCGTGGATTCAAACCCGGTGGACGGGAACATCGACGTGGAACTTCTGGAAGACTCGTTGGATCTCCTTCAGGGACAAGGGCGAAGCGTCGCAGCCGTTATGACGGTCGATCTCTTCGGAAGACCATGCGATTACGACAGCCTCGTTCCGGCAGTATCGGCACGCGGAATTCCGATCATTGAAGACGCTGCTGAAGCGCTCGGCACGGTCCTAGACGGCAAACAGGCCGGATCCTTCGGCACCGCAGCGGCTTTATCATTCAATGGTAACAAAATAATGACGACGTCCGGCGGAGGAATGCTCCTTAGTTCTGACTCTCACCTTATGGAGCACGTCCGCAAGCTATCGACTCAGTCCCGTGAGCCAGTGCCATGGTACGAGCACGCGGAAATTGGGTACAATTACCGGCTGTCAAACCTGCTCGCCGCGTTGGGGCGAGGACAATTGACCCGACTGGACACTATGGTCAAACGAAGGAGGGGGATCCGCGCCCGATATATGCATTTGCTCCAGGATATAAAAGACCTCACGTTCTTAGGAAGCCGAGATTCCCGTTTGCACGTAGAGCAGAACGATTGGCTTACCGTCGTCTGCCTACCCAGCCACCTACAGGGCAAGACAAATGCGGTGATCACGGACCTCAATCAAATGGGCGTTGAAGCGCGTCATGTATGGAAGCCCATGCACATGCAACCTGTGTTCTCGTCCTGTCCGTCACTATTATCCGGCGTGGCAGAACGGCTTTTTGAGACAGGTATAGCTCTCCCAAGCGGTTCCGCACTAACAGATGAACAGATCGATGAGGTCGCCCGGGCATTCCACGTTGTGTTGGGCGCATGGTCGTACCAATGA
- a CDS encoding glycosyltransferase family 4 protein, with amino-acid sequence MSNILKRLSRILDGPGGRQGLEGVPSRPRALVLNHFAVPPGAPGGTRHVELFQRLTAWDSTIIASNFSSQTGTRVRGSDQLKTVPVVPYTSNGVGRILNWGSYAVTGTLRGLLCGPADIVYGSTPHLLTPLSAWLLSRIKGAAFVVEIRDLWPKVLLDMGVLSETSPMFRALTAVEEFIYSQADAIIVMAEGSRTELTRRGFGEKDIYYIPNGADPEDFVSAMPRDVLREKYGMRRLTGVYVGAHGPANGLDLLLKAADEASNVDIVLVGGGPEKARLQQWARDQNLQNVRFLDAVPKTEVPDILAAADFGLHVLADVELFRTSVSPNKVFDYMAVGLPVLSNSPGLVADLLMSAEAGLAVGPCELGAGLRDMASQSEASRQQLGENGRLWLSQNQSRTIMAQRLASALETTRSQSLNASRIRVRRRGPAEH; translated from the coding sequence ATGTCAAATATACTGAAGAGACTATCCCGAATTCTTGATGGACCCGGCGGTCGCCAAGGCCTCGAAGGCGTTCCATCCAGACCTAGAGCACTTGTGCTAAATCATTTTGCGGTCCCTCCTGGCGCGCCTGGTGGAACCCGACATGTAGAGCTCTTTCAGCGACTTACAGCTTGGGATTCTACGATCATCGCCAGTAACTTCAGTTCACAGACCGGGACGCGAGTACGGGGGAGTGATCAACTCAAGACGGTCCCCGTGGTCCCATACACGTCCAATGGAGTGGGCCGCATTCTAAATTGGGGTAGTTACGCAGTTACAGGAACTCTGAGAGGATTGCTCTGTGGTCCAGCAGATATAGTTTACGGATCAACCCCTCACCTACTGACACCCCTGTCCGCTTGGCTTCTCTCTCGCATCAAGGGGGCGGCCTTTGTTGTTGAAATTCGAGACTTATGGCCGAAGGTTCTCTTAGACATGGGAGTACTGAGCGAAACCTCCCCGATGTTTCGTGCCTTAACCGCAGTGGAAGAATTCATCTACAGTCAAGCAGACGCCATAATCGTAATGGCTGAGGGTTCGCGAACAGAATTAACCAGGCGGGGATTCGGGGAAAAGGACATCTACTACATTCCAAACGGAGCTGACCCGGAGGACTTCGTCTCGGCGATGCCGCGCGATGTATTGCGGGAGAAGTATGGCATGAGACGCCTCACGGGAGTCTATGTTGGCGCCCACGGACCTGCGAACGGTCTTGATCTGCTGCTCAAGGCGGCCGATGAAGCATCAAATGTCGACATCGTCCTCGTTGGGGGTGGGCCAGAGAAGGCGAGGTTACAGCAATGGGCCCGAGATCAGAACCTACAGAACGTAAGGTTTCTGGATGCTGTACCGAAGACGGAGGTCCCGGACATCTTGGCCGCCGCGGATTTTGGTCTTCATGTCTTAGCTGACGTCGAGTTGTTCCGAACTTCCGTTAGCCCCAACAAGGTTTTCGATTACATGGCAGTAGGTCTGCCAGTGCTCTCCAACAGTCCCGGTCTCGTAGCAGACCTCCTAATGTCCGCCGAGGCGGGCCTGGCGGTCGGGCCCTGCGAACTAGGTGCGGGACTAAGGGACATGGCGTCTCAAAGCGAGGCCAGCAGGCAGCAACTGGGCGAGAATGGACGGCTGTGGCTGTCACAAAATCAGTCTCGCACCATCATGGCTCAACGCTTGGCGTCTGCACTCGAGACCACTCGGTCGCAATCTCTTAATGCTAGCAGGATTCGCGTTAGGCGCAGAGGACCTGCCGAACACTGA
- the wecB gene encoding non-hydrolyzing UDP-N-acetylglucosamine 2-epimerase, protein MVVYGTRPEAIKLAPVIKALEASPGLDSVTVVTGQHREMLDQVNGIFGIVPDHDLDVFAHGQGLNTLMAKVLDRIDPILEREAPDALLVQGDTSTVATAAVAAFNRQIRVIHLEAGLRSGDLWSPFPEEANRKITTQVTTLHLAPTPTSKANLLREAVAESTIAVTGNTVIDALLHTVDRQTPVTDDRLAETVAAGGRILLVTSHRRENWGGAMEGVGRALRRLATAYPDVTVVLPAHRNPIVREAVLPHLKGLGNVIVTEPLAYGEFTRVMAASTVVLTDSGGVQEEAPSLGKPVLVMRENTERPEAVEAGTVRLIGTAEQRIVDEVSTLLDDADAYAAMANAVNPYGDGGAAERSVAAIESLLLGSERLPDFTG, encoded by the coding sequence ATGGTTGTTTACGGGACCCGGCCTGAGGCGATCAAACTAGCGCCGGTCATTAAGGCATTGGAGGCCAGCCCCGGCCTCGATTCAGTCACGGTCGTCACCGGGCAGCATCGGGAGATGCTGGACCAGGTCAACGGGATCTTCGGCATCGTGCCCGACCACGACCTTGACGTCTTCGCTCATGGTCAGGGCCTCAACACGCTCATGGCGAAGGTCCTCGACCGGATTGATCCCATCCTGGAGCGGGAGGCCCCCGACGCGCTGCTCGTGCAGGGTGACACCTCCACGGTCGCAACCGCAGCCGTCGCCGCCTTCAACCGGCAGATCCGGGTGATCCACCTGGAAGCCGGTCTGCGCAGCGGCGACCTGTGGTCCCCCTTCCCTGAGGAGGCCAACCGCAAGATCACCACTCAGGTGACGACGCTGCATCTGGCACCTACCCCGACCTCGAAGGCCAACCTGTTGCGGGAGGCCGTGGCGGAGTCGACGATCGCGGTGACCGGCAACACCGTCATCGACGCACTCCTGCACACGGTGGACCGACAGACCCCTGTCACCGACGACCGGCTCGCTGAGACAGTCGCTGCAGGCGGGCGCATCCTGCTGGTCACGAGCCACCGCCGAGAGAACTGGGGCGGCGCCATGGAGGGGGTCGGACGGGCCCTGCGGCGGCTGGCCACGGCATACCCGGACGTGACCGTCGTGCTGCCTGCCCACCGCAACCCGATCGTGCGCGAGGCGGTCCTCCCCCACCTGAAGGGCTTGGGCAACGTCATCGTGACGGAGCCGCTGGCCTACGGCGAGTTCACACGGGTGATGGCTGCCTCGACCGTGGTGCTCACCGACTCCGGCGGGGTGCAGGAGGAAGCGCCGTCGCTGGGTAAACCGGTGCTGGTCATGCGGGAGAACACCGAGCGACCAGAGGCGGTCGAGGCCGGGACGGTCCGGCTTATCGGCACCGCCGAACAGCGGATCGTGGACGAGGTCTCCACCCTCCTGGACGACGCCGACGCCTACGCGGCCATGGCCAACGCGGTCAACCCCTACGGGGACGGCGGCGCAGCCGAGCGGAGCGTGGCCGCGATCGAGAGCCTGCTGTTGGGGAGCGAGCGCCTGCCGGACTTCACCGGCTGA
- a CDS encoding ISL3 family transposase has translation MNQPTSCRRALCSDGAYCNNCDLLVGLDGLHVTAIDRAPDLLTVTVESAPARVGCPTCGTVAEAHSRRAVRLVDAPCFDTPVVLLWRKRRYRCREDACAVRTFTEQAPDLARPRGLLTTRAARWAIRAIRSEHASVQGVARQLGVRWRTVWSAVKPILAAAADDETRFAGVSTLGVDEHVWHHVSTKAPEHGGRGPKELTGMVDLSTDENGQVRARLLDLVQGRTRAAYANWLEERGEHFKAGVDVATLDPFHGYKSAIEEELGDATAVLDAFHVVALGTRCVDEVRRRVQQSTTGHRGRKGDPLYGIQNILRAGAENLTDKQRARIERAFAANETHEAVDLTWQCAQQLRTAYKHADKTEGRKIAERIVATFPSCPIPEIARLGRTLRKWKEAFLAYFTTGATNGGTEAINGLIELHRRIARGLTNFENYRLRMLLIGGGLNL, from the coding sequence GTGAATCAGCCTACGTCGTGCCGCCGTGCCCTGTGCTCGGACGGCGCGTACTGCAACAACTGCGACCTGCTCGTCGGCCTGGACGGCCTGCACGTGACCGCCATCGACCGAGCGCCGGACCTGCTCACCGTGACGGTGGAGTCCGCGCCGGCGCGGGTCGGGTGCCCGACCTGCGGGACGGTCGCGGAGGCGCACAGCCGGCGGGCGGTGCGGCTCGTCGACGCGCCCTGCTTCGACACCCCGGTCGTGCTCTTGTGGCGCAAGCGAAGGTACCGGTGCCGGGAGGATGCCTGCGCGGTGCGGACGTTCACCGAGCAGGCGCCCGACCTGGCCCGCCCGCGCGGGCTCCTCACCACCCGAGCCGCACGGTGGGCGATCCGGGCGATCCGCTCCGAGCACGCCTCCGTGCAGGGTGTGGCCCGCCAGCTCGGGGTGCGGTGGCGCACCGTCTGGTCGGCGGTCAAGCCCATTCTGGCCGCCGCGGCCGACGACGAGACTCGCTTCGCTGGCGTGTCTACGCTTGGCGTGGATGAGCACGTGTGGCACCACGTCTCCACCAAGGCACCTGAGCACGGCGGTCGCGGGCCGAAAGAGCTGACCGGCATGGTCGACCTCTCAACCGATGAGAACGGGCAGGTCAGGGCACGTCTGCTCGACCTCGTCCAGGGTCGCACTAGGGCCGCCTACGCCAACTGGCTCGAGGAGCGCGGCGAGCACTTCAAGGCCGGTGTCGACGTGGCCACCCTGGATCCGTTCCACGGGTACAAGTCCGCGATCGAGGAGGAGCTGGGCGACGCCACGGCTGTCCTGGACGCGTTCCACGTCGTCGCCCTCGGCACCCGGTGCGTGGACGAGGTCCGCCGTCGGGTGCAGCAGAGCACCACCGGGCACCGCGGCCGCAAGGGCGACCCCCTCTACGGGATCCAGAACATCCTGCGCGCCGGAGCGGAGAACCTCACCGACAAGCAACGCGCCCGCATCGAGCGGGCGTTCGCAGCGAACGAGACCCACGAAGCGGTCGACCTGACCTGGCAGTGCGCCCAGCAGCTGCGCACCGCCTACAAGCACGCCGACAAGACCGAGGGCCGCAAGATCGCTGAGCGCATCGTCGCCACGTTCCCCTCCTGCCCGATCCCCGAGATCGCCCGCCTCGGCCGGACCCTGCGCAAGTGGAAAGAAGCGTTCCTGGCCTACTTCACCACCGGCGCGACCAATGGCGGCACCGAGGCGATCAACGGCCTCATCGAGCTCCACCGACGCATCGCCCGCGGACTCACCAACTTCGAGAACTACCGCCTGCGCATGCTCCTCATCGGCGGAGGGCTGAACCTATGA
- a CDS encoding O-antigen ligase family protein, with protein MPIVVPVTFVTVLYVTLLAGETVIAGMPLRLLGTSAVMVGSLALTVLPPRGRVWSGLPWFVTWVGLVALSAYWAPLDARPGRFLVDLVYLMVLTVCAAWVAPRLPDRAIASIWGLTWLIGILFASAALTGVGGDIDLQGRRSAFGMGPNVFVRVVGLGAIAAVALAWGGRKWVIWTVPVFLAAAVLSGSRGGTLAIAVAGAVIIALGLSGRTRNERRNTLLGLTLVIAVIYLVVWPRVEQWVEVRFVDTIASGYSAGRDVILSQVLELWAENSLIGVGLDGYWGEAGYRYGLQHPHNLILQTFAEAGLLAGLTLLALLLVGLRSAWSLRGGRHSLFACAAILLIVASMFSGTWYDSRFIWLFLIFGAESLSRRVVDPEPNGELGPNTDNAPRRLGPRSHIVSGGRR; from the coding sequence ATGCCAATCGTCGTGCCGGTCACGTTCGTAACGGTCTTATACGTGACTCTCCTTGCCGGAGAGACGGTCATAGCTGGAATGCCCCTACGGTTGCTTGGCACTTCCGCGGTGATGGTTGGCTCACTGGCCCTTACTGTCCTCCCGCCCCGGGGGCGGGTCTGGTCTGGCCTGCCCTGGTTCGTCACGTGGGTTGGACTTGTCGCACTGTCGGCATATTGGGCGCCCCTCGACGCCCGCCCGGGCCGCTTCTTGGTTGATTTAGTTTATCTGATGGTCTTAACGGTATGCGCCGCCTGGGTGGCGCCACGGCTTCCCGACAGAGCGATAGCATCGATCTGGGGCCTCACTTGGCTTATAGGCATTCTGTTCGCTTCCGCCGCCCTCACTGGTGTCGGCGGCGATATCGACCTCCAAGGCCGGCGATCCGCGTTCGGCATGGGCCCGAACGTCTTCGTCCGTGTCGTTGGACTCGGTGCAATCGCGGCGGTGGCGCTCGCGTGGGGCGGCCGTAAGTGGGTCATCTGGACCGTGCCCGTGTTCCTGGCAGCCGCAGTCCTCTCCGGCTCACGTGGCGGCACGCTGGCCATTGCCGTCGCCGGCGCCGTCATAATCGCGCTAGGGCTGTCAGGAAGGACTCGCAACGAGCGTCGCAACACGCTTCTAGGTCTTACATTAGTTATTGCCGTCATCTACCTAGTGGTGTGGCCGCGCGTGGAACAATGGGTTGAAGTTCGGTTCGTCGACACCATCGCCTCCGGCTACAGCGCGGGGCGAGACGTGATCCTGTCTCAAGTACTAGAATTGTGGGCGGAAAACTCCCTTATCGGCGTGGGGCTGGATGGATACTGGGGGGAGGCGGGATATCGTTATGGACTTCAGCATCCGCACAATCTGATCTTGCAAACTTTCGCCGAGGCGGGATTACTCGCTGGATTGACACTGCTGGCCCTCCTTCTTGTGGGTCTTCGAAGTGCGTGGTCCCTGCGTGGCGGCCGTCATTCACTTTTCGCGTGCGCTGCTATATTGTTGATAGTCGCATCGATGTTCTCGGGTACATGGTATGACTCACGCTTCATCTGGCTCTTTCTCATTTTTGGGGCAGAGTCATTGAGCCGACGCGTTGTTGACCCTGAGCCAAATGGAGAACTTGGTCCGAACACCGATAACGCTCCACGCCGCCTTGGCCCAAGGTCGCACATCGTGTCGGGTGGTCGCCGCTAA
- a CDS encoding IS3 family transposase (programmed frameshift), with protein MTKPYPQEFRDDVVRVARNREPGVGLDQIAKDFGIHFTTLYSWMKKAEEEDGERPGGAAVASAELREAKRRIRLLEQENEVLRRAAAYLSQANLPKMMYPLVRELAGDGIPVTVTCRVLNLARQPYYRWLTNPVTDTELAAAYRANALFDAHVDDPEFGYRYLADEARDAGQGMCARTAWRLCSANGWWSAFGKKRGKNGKKPGPPVHEDLVQRDFTAQAPNQLWLADITEHRTGEGKLYLCAIKDAYSNRIVGYSIDSRMKSRIAVAALNSAVARRGEVVGCVVHTDRGSQFRSRKFVRALNGHGMVGSMGKVGAAGDNAAMESFFALLQKNVLDRRTWTTRQELRIAIVTWIERTYHRRRRQDALGRLTPIEYETIMTTPATLAA; from the exons GTGACCAAGCCCTATCCCCAGGAGTTCCGCGACGACGTGGTCCGGGTCGCTCGAAACCGTGAGCCGGGTGTCGGACTGGACCAGATCGCCAAGGACTTCGGGATCCACTTCACCACGCTTTATTCGTGGATGAAGAAGGCCGAGGAGGAGGATGGTGAACGGCCCGGTGGTGCCGCGGTTGCCTCGGCCGAGCTACGCGAGGCCAAGAGGCGGATCCGGTTGTTGGAGCAGGAGAACGAGGTTCTGCGCCGTGCGGCGGCCTACCTGTCCCAGGCCAACCTGCCG AAAATGATGTACCCGCTCGTCCGTGAGCTCGCCGGTGACGGGATCCCCGTCACGGTGACGTGCCGGGTGCTCAACCTCGCTCGCCAGCCCTACTACCGGTGGCTGACCAACCCGGTCACCGACACCGAGCTGGCGGCCGCCTACCGCGCCAACGCCCTGTTCGACGCCCACGTCGACGATCCCGAGTTCGGGTACCGGTACCTGGCCGACGAGGCCCGCGACGCCGGCCAGGGCATGTGCGCGCGGACCGCGTGGCGGCTGTGCTCAGCCAACGGCTGGTGGAGCGCGTTCGGGAAGAAGCGCGGCAAGAACGGTAAGAAGCCCGGGCCACCGGTCCACGAGGACCTGGTGCAGCGCGACTTCACCGCGCAGGCCCCCAACCAGCTGTGGCTGGCCGACATCACCGAGCACCGCACAGGCGAGGGCAAGCTCTACCTGTGCGCCATCAAGGACGCCTACTCCAACCGGATCGTGGGCTACTCCATCGACTCCCGGATGAAATCCAGGATCGCTGTTGCCGCGCTCAACAGCGCCGTCGCACGGCGTGGTGAGGTGGTCGGCTGCGTGGTTCACACCGATCGAGGGTCGCAATTTCGTAGCCGGAAGTTCGTGCGTGCGCTGAACGGTCACGGCATGGTCGGATCCATGGGCAAGGTCGGTGCGGCCGGTGACAACGCGGCCATGGAGTCCTTCTTCGCCCTGCTGCAGAAGAACGTTCTGGATCGCCGCACCTGGACCACTCGCCAGGAGCTACGGATCGCGATCGTCACCTGGATCGAGCGCACCTACCACCGCCGCCGACGCCAGGACGCTCTGGGCCGGTTGACCCCCATCGAGTACGAGACCATCATGACCACACCAGCCACCCTGGCTGCGTGA